In Notolabrus celidotus isolate fNotCel1 chromosome 10, fNotCel1.pri, whole genome shotgun sequence, one DNA window encodes the following:
- the znf142 gene encoding zinc finger protein 142, translating into METEEHHRCEKCGQSFSDSALFASHLCPERLITPSCDKRSGNFKCSQCSEAFPKPGVLKRHFRTTHKGLDPKGPFLCSEQGCRFSSTDRPGYQTHLMSKHGLSLIPCTVKSCKASFITREEMEKHLRGHMPFSCFQCQFVCQNEEDLSDHLLEHNRSPTFTQGCKTADTALFTAGCHQPQVSERPKRKLKSNPALSLSGEETEEQMKRQRSNMKIVRKEVERDQTSSQDHATLPSKEYLAEGSEHIYRTHTCPKCRRCFKMRSHLQEHMHLHFPDPSLQCPTCKRFFTSKSKLRIHRLREAGEKLHQCHLCAYSAVEKNAISRHIASVHATENEVKSQSFPCPTCGQSFLQSRALKAHMKVHNIPADSRTVSCFHEGCSFQSSSQKELLRHTLEEHGVRAVECQHHACGAVFQNESDMKAHYHSHLAYHCSQCDFSCSNKALFLQHQRQGHPGSDKLCCDFCSFVTFNPVEFEQHVGHLHASEKIHQCSQCSFVTSHKRGLKRHMLMHSGEKPHKCSLCDFRCRDESYLSKHMLTHSDNKNFMCAECGYVTKWKHYLTVHMRKHAGDLRYQCDQCSYRCHRMDQLNSHKLRHQAKSLMCEICAYACKRKYELRNHMLAKHSGEEKQASVFKCKYCTYTTCYRQALQNHENCKHTKIKEFRCALCFYSSFSSISLFLHKRKTHGYVPGDKAWLDNYAAKEKERNSTELLKDFYNKPSAAHEQSEQSSSEGPPPGQTEQSDPPGSADHCAENDTVDGSHTVDSADVHDVSQEVPSEGISDVPTSINSPEEYCTLVLTTLSTADYQHEEENRAKQTSSPPTLNPSGSDSSQEKEDVSTSSSEKDDVETDDAGCEQSDIDDNCESLNDTSQTTQPEDDQPQTSSLLSEKSPPLESELRLKAMKKHDKDQAEAMFLEGRVQMLVVPAKEVYRCNECSYVTSKETALKYHRKAVCRGRLKGHKCPACGAQFKQKRGFQSHLTKKCPAVQCKTRTFVGISNTCLTSGDNSGAGKEGSKQLGVCTDQTEPLSPHVGISTESNDHNTSRSSESRHQQDKTQRADVSKRTKKHLKNKSLTCDKQKCYTLHPLPAETDGKFKCSLCTFSSVKLATVERHFSKCREIRKRENQDTSVVDNEGGKESVKGKKDFVEKCDDRTGKVSKNSQSLSCPKCAFNCNTKRELDGHKKKGCFERLHCQQCSFTCKQDTCIEQHVSLKHKGTQPHCCRYCPFSTTRRYRLEEHESLHTGIGRHSCGICDKTFGTVTKLRQHKTRIHDKQPSHFCSLCDFSSYTLDDVRRHNLRCHTGEQQHPCTHCDAEFSSEIALRNHCKRVHKLQACFSCKQCDYTCSSEATLKSHQESRHPQVKCSTCQEAFETKESLEIHQKTHLAHRCQLCPFAAKTKQLLAQHLLNEHEDGSPENKPLRCSACQFACRHQLVLEQHLRSHGGKRLYKCTDCEYSTRNKQKITWHIRIHTGEKPYSCEQCSYSCTDPSRLKLHMRVHQEEKKYLCPECGYKCKWATQLKYHMTRHTGDKPYACDECEYRTNRADALRAHRDTQHCDLRPFVCEKCGKAFKTSFVLKTHQRQHSSDRPYTCGLCNKAFRWPAGLRHHFLSHTKQQPFCCRHCSYRAKQKFQVVKHLKRHHPEMPAEQGVVRDSEAVSLTLKEALQGRQEEREVEEEEEGEEGMVDTEQEEDEDVEKEEDCEK; encoded by the exons ATGGAGACAGAAGAACATCACCGATGTGAAAAATGTGGACAGAGTTTCTCAGACAGCGCCTTGTTTGCTTCTCACCTCTGTCCAGAGAGGTTGATCACTCCATCATGTGACAAACGTTCAGGAAACTTCAAGTGCTCTCAGTGCAGTGAAGCCTTTCCCAAACCAGGTGTCCTTAAACGCCACTTTAGAACCACACATAAAGGACTAGACCCTAAAGGCCCGTTCCTCTGCAGTGAGCAGGGCTGCCGGTTCAGCAGCACAGACCGACCGGGATATCAAACCCACTTGATGTCCAAACACGGTCTCAGTCTTATTCCTTGCACTGTGAAATCATGTAAAGCGTCATTCATCACAcgagaggagatggagaaacACTTGCGGGGTCACATGCCTTTTAGCTGCTTTCAGTGTCAGTTTGTCTGTCAGAAtgaagaagacctgagtgaccaTCTCTTGGAGCACAACCGTTCTCCAACTTTTACtcaag GGTGCAAGACTGCAGACACAGCTTTATTTACCGCTGGATGCCACCAGCCTCAGGTGTCTGAAAGgccaaaaagaaaactgaaatccAACCCAGCATTATCGTTATCAGGAGAAGAGACTGAAGAACAgatgaagaggcagaggagcaACATGAAAATAGTGAGAAAGGAAGTGGAGAGAGACCAAACTTCATCCCAGGATCATGCAACACTGCCATCCAAAG AGTACCTTGCAGAGGGATCCGAGCACATCTATCGCACACACACCTGCCCTAAGTGTCGGCGTTGTTTTAAGATGCGCTCCCACCTGCAAGAGCACATGCATCTCCATTTCCCTGACCCCAGCCTCCAGTGTCCCACCTGCAAACGCTTCTTCACCAGCAAGAGCAAGCTGCGCATCCATCGACTGCGAGAGGCCGGTGAAAAGCTCCACCAGTGCCACTTGTGTGCGTACTCTGCTGTGGAGAAGAACGCCATCAGCCGTCACATTGCAAGTGTGCATGCTACAGAAAATGAAGTCAAGAGTCAGAGCTTTCCTTGCCCCACCTGTGGTCAGAGCTTTCTCCAGAGCAGAGCGCTGAAGGCTCACATGAAGGTGCACAACATCCCGGCAGACAGCAGGACGGTGTCCTGCTTCCATGAGGGTTGTTCTTTCCAGAGTTCTTCACAGAAAGAACTCCTTAGACACACTCTGGAGGAGCACGGAGTCAGAGCTGTAGAGTGTCAGCATCATGCCTGTGGAGCTGTTTTTCAAAATGAGTCAGACATGAAGGCTCACTACCACTCTCACCTTGCCTACCACTGCTCACAGTGTGATTTCTCCTGCTCCAATAAAGCCCTCTTCCTGCAGCACCAGCGGCAGGGTCACCCTGGCAGTGACAAGCTCTGCTGTGACTTTTGCTCCTTCGTCACGTTTAACCCCGTTGAGTTTGAGCAGCACGTCGGACACCTGCATGCCAGCGAGAAGATCCATCAGTGCTCTCAGTGCAGCTTTGTGACATCACACAAACGTGGCTTGAAGAGGCACATGCTGATGCATAGTG GTGAGAAGCCTCACAAGTGCAGCCTGTGTGACTTCAGGTGCAGAGACGAGTCCTACCTCTCCAAACATATGCTCACTCACTCTGACAACAAGAACTTCATGTGTGCCGAATGTGGATACGTCACCAAATGGAAACACTATCTGACTGTTCACATGAGGAAACATGCTGGAGACCTCAG gTATCAGTGTGATCAGTGCTCCTACCGCTGTCACCGTATGGACCAACTGAACAGTCACAAGCTACGACATCAGGCCAAGTCGCTCATGTGTGAGATCTGCGCTTATGCATGTAAGCGCAAATACGAGCTTCGGAACCACATGTTGGCCAAACATtcaggagaggaaaaacaggCATCTGTTTTTAAGTGCAAATACTGCACATACACAACCTGCTACAGACAAGCCCTGCAAAACCATGAgaactgcaaacacaccaagatCAAAGAGTTTCGCTGTGCACTCTGCTTCTACTCCTCTTTCAGCAGCATCAGCCTGTTCTTGCACAAGAGGAAAACTCACGGTTATGTACCAGGAGACAAAGCGTGGCTCGACAACTACGCTgcaaaggagaaggagaggaactCTACCGAACTCCTAAAGGACTTTTACAATAAACCCTCAGCAGCTCATGAGCAGTCTGAACAATCCTCTTCTGAAGGACCTCCACCAGGtcaaacagaacagtctgaTCCTCCTGGTTCAGCAGATCACTGTGCTGAAAACGATACTGTAGATGGTTCACACACTGTGGATTCTGCAGATGTTCATGATGTTTCTCAAGAGGTTCCTAGTGAAGGGATTTCAGATGTCCCCACGTCCATTAACAGTCCAGAGGAGTACTGCACACTTGTGTTAACGACACTATCAACTGCTGACTATCAACATGAGGAAGAAAACCGCGCAAAGCAAACATCAAGCCCACCCACTTTAAATCCAAGTGGGTCAGATAGTTCACAAGAGAAAGAAGATGTCTCTACATCTTCATCGGAGAAAGACGACGTAGAAACTGACGATGCAGGATGTGAACAAAGTGACATAGATGACAACTGTGAGTCTCTGAATGACACAAGTCAAACAACTCAACCTGAAGATGATCAACCTCAAACCTCCTCTTTGCTATCAGAGAAGAGTCCGCCTCTAGAATCTGAGCTCCGTCTGAAAGCAATGAAGAAGCATGACAAGGACCAAGCAGAAGCCATGTTCTTAGAGGGCCGGGTGCAGATGCTTGTGGTGCCAGCTAAAGAGGTTTATCGCTGTAACGAATGCTCCTATGTAACCAGTAAGGAGACCGCTCTGAAGTACCACCGCAAGGCTGTGTGCCGTGGTCGTCTGAAGGGACATAAATGCCCGGCCTGTGGAGCACAGTTCAAACAGAAGAGAGGCTTTCAGAGCCACCTCACAAAGAAGTGCCCTGCTGTGCAGTGCAAAACAAGGACGTTTGTTGGTATTTCAAATACGTGTTTGACTTCAGGAGACAACTCTGGTGCTGGTAAGGAAGGATCCAAACAACTGGGAGTATGTACAGACCAGACAGAACCTCTTTCTCCACACGTTGGAATCAGCACAGAATCAAATGATCACAATACGTCTAGATCAAGTGAATCCAGACATCAGCaagacaaaacacagagagcagatgttTCAAAACgtacaaaaaaacatttaaaaaacaaatcattgacctgtgacaaacaaaaatgttatACACTGCATCCCCTTCCCGCTGAAACAGATGGGAAATTCAAATGTTCACTGTGCACTTTTTCATCTGTGAAGCTAGCTACCGTTGAGAGACACTTCTCAAAATGTAGAGAAATAAGGAAAAGAGAGAATCAGGACACTTCAGTGGTGGATAACGAGGGCGGAAAAGAGTCTGTCAAAGGAAAGAAGGACTTTGTGGAAAAGTGTGATGACAGAACAGGGAAAGTTTCAAAGAACAGTCAGAGCTTGTCTTGTCCAAAGTGTGCATTCAACTGCAACACGAAGAGGGAATTAGACGGTCACAAAAAGAAAGGCTGCTTTGAACGCCTGCACTGCCAGCAGTGTTCCTTCACCTGTAAACAGGACACATGCATAGAACAACATGTGTCTCTAAAACACAAAGGTACACAACCTCACTGTTGTCGATACTGTCCCTTCAGCACCACTAGGCGCTATCGCTTGGAAGAGCACGAGTCTCTTCACACGGGGATCGGACGTCACAGCTGTGGGATCTGTGATAAAACCTTTGGAACTGTGACTAAACTGCGTCAACACAAGACACGCATCCACGACAAGCAGCCGTCACACTTCTGCTCCCTCTGTGACTTCAGCAGCTACACACTGGACGACGTCAGGCGGCACAATCTTAGATGCCACACAGGCGAGCAGCAGCATCCTTGCACTCACTGTGATGCTGAGTTTAGTTCAGAGATTGCGTTGAGAAACCACTGCAAACGTGTGCACAAGCTCCAGGCCTGTTTCTCATGTAAGCAGTGTGACTACACGTGCAGCAGTGAGGCCACACTGAAGAGCCACCAGGAAAGCAGGCACCCACAGGTGAAGTGCAGCACCTGTCAGGAAGCTTTTGAGACCAAAGAAAGCCTCGAGATCCATCAAAAGACCCACCTGGCTCATCGGTGCCAGCTGTGTCCCTTTGCTGCCAAAACAAAGCAGCTGTTAGCTCAACACCTCCTGAATGAACACGAGGACGGGTCTCCAGAGAACAAACCCCTCAGGTGCAGTGCCTGTCAGTTTGCTTGTCGGCACCAGCTGGTGTTGGAGCAGCACCTGCGCTCACACGGAGGCAAACGCCTGTACAAATGCACAGACTGTGAATATTCAACGCGGAACAAGCAGAAGATCACATGGCACATCCGCATACACACAGGGGAGAAGCCGTACAGCTGTGAGCAGTGCAGTTACAGCTGCACGGATCCATCCAGGCTGAAG CTTCACATGAGGGTTCaccaagaggagaagaagtatCTCTGTCCAGAGTGCGGCTACAAATGCAAGTGGGCAACTCAGCTGAAGTATCACATGACCAGGCACACAG GAGACAAGCCGTATGCCTGTGATGAGTGCGAGTACCGCACCAACAGAGCCGATGCTCTCCGTGCTCACCGGGACACCCAGCACTGTGACCTCCGACCTTTTGTCTGTGAGAAATGCGGCAAAGCCTTCAAGACTAGTTTTGTGTTGAAGACCCACCAGCGTCAGCACAGCAGCGACCGGCCGTACACTTGTGGATTGTGCAACAAGGCCTTCAGGTGGCCTGCAGGTCTCAGACATCACTTCCTCTCACACACCAAGCAGCAGCCTTTCTGCTGCCGACACTGCTCCTACAGAGCCAAGCAGAAGTTCCAGGTggtcaaacatttaaagaggCATCACCCAGAGATGCCAGCAGAGCAGGGGGTAGTGAGGGACTCGGAGGCTGTGAGTCTGACCCTGAAGGAGGCTCTACAggggaggcaggaggagagagaggtggaggaggaagaagagggggaagAAGGGATGGTGGACACGGAacaggaagaagatgaagatgttgaaaaagaggaagactgtgaGAAGTAA
- the LOC117819915 gene encoding mitochondrial chaperone BCS1, giving the protein MPLSDFLDGLKDNPYFGAGFGLVGIGTALAVARKGAQVGMIFFRRHYMITLEVPSRDKSYHWLLSWITKHARHTQHLSVETSYLAHESGRIHTQFDFHPSPGNHIIWYGRKWIRVERTREKQMVDLHTGVPWESVTFTALGRDRQIFFNILQEARELALKQEEGRTVMYTAMGGEWRPFGFPRRRRPLSSVVLEAGISEKIVDDVKDFIGNPKWYTDRGIPYRRGYLLYGPPGCGKSSFITALAGELGYSICLMSLSDRTLSDDRLNHLLSVAPQQSIILLEDVDAAFASRDLLPQENPLAYQGMGRLTFSGLLNSLDGVASSEARIVFMTTNFIERLDAALIRPGRVDLKQYIGHCTQDQLTQMFRRFYPDEPASEAERFAKQALATHSEISAAQVQGHLLLHKMDPAGSMDNVSQIKG; this is encoded by the exons ATGCCCCTGTCAGACTTTCTGGACGGTCTGAAGGACAACCCGTACTTTGGGGCAGGTTTTGGACTGGTTGGGATTGGGACAGCGTTGGCAGTGGCCAGAAAAGGAGCCCAGGTGGGAATGATCTTCTTCCGCAGGCACTATATGATCACTCTGGAGGTGCCCAGCAGAGACAAGAGCTACCACTGGCTGCTGAGCTGGATCACTAAGCATGCCAGGCACACCCAACACCTGAGCGTGGAGACATCATACCTGGCTCATGAGAGTGGACGGATTCACACTCAGTTTGACTTTCACCCAAGTCCAGGAAACCACATCATTTG GTATGGGAGGAAGTGGATCAGGGTGGAGAGGACCAgagagaaacagatggttgatcTGCACACAGGGGTCCCCTGGGAGTCTGTGACCTTCACCGCTTTAGGCAGAGACCGACAGATTTTCTTCAACATCTTACAAGAAG CTAGAGAACTGGCCTTGAAGCAGGAAGAGGGACGGACGGTGATGTACACAGCCATGGGTGGAGAGTGGAGGCCCTTTGGGTTTCCACGCAGACGCAGACCCCTCAGCTCCGTGGTCCTGGAGGCGGGCATCAGTGAAAAGATTGTAGATGATGTGAAGGACTTCATTGGAAACCCAAAGTGGTACACAGACAGAG GCATCCCCTACAGAAGAGGGTATCTGCTGTATGGTCCTCCTGGCTGTGGGAAAAGCAGCTTCAT CACGGCTCTGGCAGGCGAGCTGGGTTACAGCATCTGTCTGATGAGTCTGAGTGACCGGACCCTGTCGGACGATCGTCTGAATCACCTCCTGAGCGTGGCGCCGCAGCAGAGCATCATACTGCTGGAGGACGTGGATGCAGCGTTCGCGAGCAGAGACCTGCTTCCCCAAGAGA ACCCGTTGGCCTATCAGGGAATGGGAAGACTGACCTTCAGCGGCCTGCTGAATTCTCTGGACGGTGTGGCTTCTTCTGAGGCCAGGATAGTTTTCATGACCACCAACTTTATTGAGAG GTTGGATGCGGCTCTTATCCGACCCGGTCGTGTTGATCTGAAGCAGTACATCGGACACTGCACTCAGGACCAGCTTACACAGATGTTCCGGCGGTTCTACCCGGACGAGCCGGCCTCTGAAGCTGAGCGGTTTGCAAAGCAGGCGTTGGCCACACACTCAGAGATCAGCGCCGCTCAGGTTCAAGGACACTTACTGCTGCACAAAATGGACCCTGCAGGATCTATGGACAATGTTTCCCAAATAAAGGGATGA
- the plcd4b gene encoding 1-phosphatidylinositol 4,5-bisphosphate phosphodiesterase delta-4 yields MDPEGPRVKDDPDIKVMIAGSTLRKVKSRSWKKQRHFRLLEDGLTIWYKSRWAGKGHTTFSITEMEAVREGHQSEVLQSIAEEYPADLCFTLVFHGRQGNLDLVAESPEQARAWIQGVRKLIRKAETMDEKERLDQWVWDWFLKADKNKDGKMNFKEVRTLLKMMNVEMNEEHALHLFTMADKSESGSLEIEQFVHFYKMLTQRDEVWKVFQDYSGDGEKLMMEELESFLRMEQHEGEQSSQHAQELIDRYEPSESAKKQGAMSFDGFQMYLCSQEGSIFKPELRDLYQDMSHPLSHYFISSSHNTYLLEDQLRGHSSLEAYIQALKRGCRCVEIDCWDGSDGEPMVYHGHTLTSKILFKDVISTLKEYAFKVSEFPVILSLENHCGVEQQAVMAQHLSQILGDTLLTSLLDGQVPHQLPSPQELKGKILLKAKKIGGPDCSLDGALPDEVSDEEETANSDAETLEDPPPGSVNNAKKLKSKLSRLLSDLVVYCKSVHFHNFEHSRSHAKCYEMSSFSESKAKKLAKDTATDFVRHNTKQLSRIYPSGLRTDSSNYNPQDMWNVGCQIVALNFQKAGLEMDLNDGLFRQNGCCGFVLKPDFMRDGGTQFSPEKPEERDGHKPLRLSIQVISGQQLPKVNQKEGSIVDPLVRVEIYGVPQDQTKDETPHINNNGFNPVWNKTLNFVIHTPELALVRFVVEDHDKASRNDFMGQFTLPFTCIQAGYRHIHLLSKDGTAIPPSSLFIHISISELT; encoded by the exons ATGGATCCTGAAGGCCCAC GTGTCAAAGATGACCCAGACATCAAGGTGATGATCGCAGGGTCGACCCTGAGGAAGGTGAAGTCCCGCTCATGGAAGAAGCAGCGACATTTCCGTCTCCTGGAGGATGGCCTGACGATCTGGTACAAGTCCAGATGGGCAGGGAAAGGACACACCACCT TCTCTATCACAGAGATGGAGGCTGTGCGTGAGGGACACCAGTCGGAGGTCCTGCAGAGCATCGCTGAAGAGTACCCCGCTGACCTCTGCTTCACTCTGGTGTTTCATGGTCGACAAGGAAACCTGGATCTGGTGGCTGAGTCTCCAGAGCAGGCCCGGGCCTGGATCCAGGGAGTCCGTAAACTGATTCGCAAAGCTGAGACCATGGATGAGAAGGAGAGGCTAGACCA GTGGGTCTGGGACTGGTTCCTTAAAGCTGACAAGAACAAAGACGGGAAGATGAATTTCAAAGAAGTGCGGACACTGCTGAAGATGATGAACGTGGAGATGAATGAGGAACATGCTCTGCACCTCTTCACG ATGGCTGATAAGTCTGAGAGCGGCTCCCTGGAGATCGAGCAGTTTGTCCACTTCTATAAGATGCTGACTCAGAGGGATGAGGTGTGGAAGGTGTTTCAGGATTACTCTGGAGATGGAGAGAAGTTGATGATGGAGGAGCTAGAGAGCTTTCTGAGGATGGAGCAGCATGAAGGAGAGCAGAGTTCCCAGCATGCCCAGGAACTGATTGATCGCTACGAACCATCTGAATCAG CCAAGAAGCAAGGCGCCATGTCGTTTGATGGCTTCCAGATGTACCTGTGCTCACAGGAGGGCTCTATATTTAAACCTGAGCTCCGAGATCTTTACCAGGACATGAGCCATCCGCTCAGCCActacttcatctcctcctcacacAACACCTACCTCCTGGAGGACCAGCTCCGAGGACACAGCAGCCTGGAGGCGTACATCCA ggccCTGAAGAGAGGCTGCAGGTGTGTAGAGATAGACTGCTGGGATGGTAGTGATGGAGAACCCATGGTGTATCACGGTCACACCTTGACATCAAAGATTCTTTTCAAAGACGTCATTTCAACACTGAAAGAATACGCATTCAAG GTGTCAGAATTTCCTGTCATCCTGTCCCTGGAGAATCACTGCGGTGTGGAGCAGCAGGCGGTCATGGCCCAGCACCTCAGCCAAATATTGGGTGACACTCTCCTGACCTCCCTGCTGGATGGGCAGGTCCCTCACCAACTCCCCTCTCCACAA GAGCTGAAGGGGAAAATATTGCTGAAAGCCAAGAAGATCGGGGGTCCAGATTGCTCCCTGGATGGAGCTCTGCCTGACGAAGTTAGCGACGAGGAGGAGACGGCCAACAGTGATGCGGAGACTCTAGAGGATCCACCTCCTGGCTCTGTGAACAATGCAAAG AAATTAAAGTCCAAACTGTCCAGGCTGCTGTCAGACTTGGTGGTTTACTGCAAGAGTGTTCACTTCCACAACTTTGAGCATTCTCGCTCACATGCCAAATGCTATGAGATGTCCTCATTCTCTGAATCCAAGGCCAAGAAGCTTGCTAAGGACACAG CGACAGATTTTGTACggcacaacacaaaacaactgaGCAGGATCTATCCCAGTGGACTCAGGACAGACTCCTCCAACTACAACCCTCAGGATATGTGGAATGTGGGCTGTCAgatag TGGCTCTGAACTTCCAGAAAGCCGGGCTGGAAATGGATCTGAATGATGGGCTGTTCCGGCAGAACGGCTGCTGCGGCTTCGTCCTCAAGCCTGACTTCATGAGAGACGGAGGCACTCAGTTCAGTCCTGAGAAACCAGAGGAGCGGGACGGCCACAAACCACTCCGCTTATCCATACAg GTGATCAGTGGGCAGCAGCTGCCAAAGGTGAACCAAAAGGAGGGCTCTATAGTCGACCCTCTGGTGAGAGTGGAGATCTATGGAGTGCCTCAGGACCAGACCAAGGACGAAACCCCTCACATCAACAACAATG GCTTTAACCCAGTGTGGaacaaaactttaaattttGTCATCCACACCCCTGAGCTGGCCCTGGTTCGCTTTGTGGTGGAGGACCATGATAAGGCCTCCAGGAACGACTTCATGGGACAGTTCACTCTGCCATTTACATGCATCCAAGCAG GTTATCGTCACATACACCTGCTGTCTAAAGATGGAACagccatccctccctcctccctcttcattcACATCAGCATCTCAGAGCTCACATGA